CCTGTGCGACATTCCACTTCATGAAGTCAGTTTTTTCCCAACGCCCTATTTGTGGCCTTTCAAAACCTATTTCGTCGATGGTGTCCGTTGGGCTCAATTGTGGCTGCTCATTCCGAACTATTTCGCGCTCGCGATAACCTATGCCGTCTGGCTTGGGCGGCGGCGCCCCAAACCGGCAATGGATTTCGCCAAAGGAAACCTATGAAGAGATTCGCTTTTGTTCTTGCCCTGATTGTGTTGACAGTTGCCAGTGTGGCCGCGCAGGGGCGTGGCGGCAGAGGCGGCGGCATTTTTGCTCCACCGGCAACTCCCTCTGGCCCCATTGCAGATGCCGTCAATTCCATGGTGACGGCTTTCAACAATCGGGACGCCGCTTTTTTCCAGAAAACCCTGGCGCCCGACGCGGTCTGGTTCGACGAGGACGGACATCAGTTGCTGGCAACCGTCTGGCTCAATCGGCTGATGACCGCCACTCCGCCTCGTAAGCTCAGCATTACCGACCTGCGTGTCGGCAATTGGGACAATGCGGGCTGGGCGGGCTTCCACTACACGCTGGAAGCAACGAATCAGGTCAAGGGCATCAATACCATGTCCTTCCGGAAGGTCGGAAACGACTGGCAGATCGTGATGATCCACGGCGCGGTGGATACGCTGATCAGCTCTCACTGAGAGGCATGGCTCAAACCGTCAGTGCAATACGATTGAGATCCTGGACCATTATCCTCTTGCTCATCTTTGGCTTGTCGGCTGCGGGGCTGCGGGCACAGCGCGACCCTGCGCGGGAATTCATCAAGATCTCGGACAATTTGTATCGCACGCGAAATGGAGCATGGTACGGACTGGTCTACATCACGCCCGATGGGATCGTGCTGGCGGACCCGATCAGCACGGATTTCGCAGGATGGGTGAAGACAGAACTCGACCGGCGATTTCCAGGCGTCCCGGTTCGCTACATTATTTATAGCCACAGCCATTGGGGACGGCAGCGTTCTATTCAAGAAGTCGGATATCGCGGAGGCGCGCCAGTTCTTTGAAGATCTCGTCGCGTCGGTTTCGGCCGGGATGGCGGCAGGCAAGAGCCTTGAAGAGCTGAAGCGCTCGATTATGTTAGAAAAGTACAGCGGCTGGGCCGATTACCAGCGTCTGCGTGAAGACGATATCGAAGCCACGTACAATAACCTGAAGATCTACCGATAGACTCACTGAGAGGCATCGCTCAAACCGTAGCGTTGCATCTTGGTGCGCAGGCCCTCGCGGCTGATGCCGAGGATTTCGGCGGCGCGAGTGCGGTTGCCGTCGGTTGTTTTCAGAACGAGCACGATGAGGCGCTTCTCCATCTCGGCGATGGACATTGGCTGAAGGACGTCCTTCTGCGTTCCGCGAATACGATCGCTCAAAGCATCGGGCATCAGCACGGCACCGGGGCGCGACAGCGCGGCCAGACGGGCCATTTCTGCCTCGAGCTCGCGAACATTGCCTGGAAATGAATAAGCCAGCAGCGATGCGAGCAGTTCGGCCGAGAGACGGCCCGTCTCCCGGCCAAAGCGTGTCGCATATTGCTTCAGGAAATGGTCCGCCAGCAGCGGGATGTCGTGGACACGTTCGCGAAGCGGCGGCAGCTTCAGCGTGATCGTCGCCAGACGGAAGAAAAGATCGCTGCGGAACGCACCCGATTCGATTTCGCGCTCCAGGTCGCGATTCGTCGCGGCAATAACCCGAATATCGGCGGTTTCCGTGCGCGTGGATCCCAGCCGGGTAAATTCACCGGATTGCAGCACACGAAGCAGGCGCGGCTGCAGTTCCACCGGCAATTCTCCGATCTCGTCGAGAAACAACGTGCCGCGATGCGCCGATCCGATCAATCCCACGCGATCGCGATCCGCTCCGGTGAATGCGCCGCGCACCACTCCGAAAAGCTCCGATTCGATCAGGCTGGCCGGCAGAACAGCGCAATTCAAGATAACAAACGGGCCGGATGAACGTGAACTTTGCCGATAAAGCGCGCGGGCGACCAGTTCTTTGCCCGTTCCGGTTTCGCCCTGAATCAGGACCGGCAAATCGGTGGCCGCGACTTGCCGGACCGTTTCCAGAACCGCACCGACCGCGGGATCGGCCGTAATAATCCCATCGGCTTCGCCGATGTGACTTTCCAGTTCACGCGCCTTCCGCCTCGCCGATTCGATCGCCAATGCAACGTGAAGCCTTGCCGCCGAGAGGCTGCAGATCTCGTCGAGGAGCTCCCGCTGGCGGTTGGTAAACTTCTGGGCAATATCCCGATTCTCGAGATAGATCAGAGCGAAGGTCTCGGAAGTAGCCAGCAGCGGGGCGCAGAGAACAGACCGGAGGGAGAGCCGCTGCACGCTGGGATGATTCTTATATCGATCGGAATCGAGGGCATTGCCCACGAGCACTGCTTTGCCGGTCTGGAGCACCTCATTTGCGATGGAACTGCTGACTTCCGCTTCGGTCTGCGAGAGAGCTTCGCTCCGGAAGTTCCGGGCCACGGCAGCCCTGAAACCCCCATTTTCCCGGACCAGAACGAAGCCGCGATCTGCGCCGAGACTCTCGATCGTGCGGTCCAGAAGACTGGTCAACAACTCGCCGTAATCACGGTCTTCGCCCAGGGTCCGGGCAAGCCCGTAGAGGAGGTTCAGTTCTTCGGCGTTGAACATCAGCGGATTCTATCGTATTTTGCGGACTTGAGTTTTAC
This sequence is a window from Terriglobia bacterium. Protein-coding genes within it:
- a CDS encoding sigma-54-dependent Fis family transcriptional regulator, with translation MFNAEELNLLYGLARTLGEDRDYGELLTSLLDRTIESLGADRGFVLVRENGGFRAAVARNFRSEALSQTEAEVSSSIANEVLQTGKAVLVGNALDSDRYKNHPSVQRLSLRSVLCAPLLATSETFALIYLENRDIAQKFTNRQRELLDEICSLSAARLHVALAIESARRKARELESHIGEADGIITADPAVGAVLETVRQVAATDLPVLIQGETGTGKELVARALYRQSSRSSGPFVILNCAVLPASLIESELFGVVRGAFTGADRDRVGLIGSAHRGTLFLDEIGELPVELQPRLLRVLQSGEFTRLGSTRTETADIRVIAATNRDLEREIESGAFRSDLFFRLATITLKLPPLRERVHDIPLLADHFLKQYATRFGRETGRLSAELLASLLAYSFPGNVRELEAEMARLAALSRPGAVLMPDALSDRIRGTQKDVLQPMSIAEMEKRLIVLVLKTTDGNRTRAAEILGISREGLRTKMQRYGLSDASQ
- a CDS encoding nuclear transport factor 2 family protein — encoded protein: MKRFAFVLALIVLTVASVAAQGRGGRGGGIFAPPATPSGPIADAVNSMVTAFNNRDAAFFQKTLAPDAVWFDEDGHQLLATVWLNRLMTATPPRKLSITDLRVGNWDNAGWAGFHYTLEATNQVKGINTMSFRKVGNDWQIVMIHGAVDTLISSH